One segment of Thermus neutrinimicus DNA contains the following:
- the efp gene encoding elongation factor P, translating to MISVTDLRPGTKVRMEGGLWECVEYQHQKIGRGGAKVVAKFKNLETGATIERTFNSGEKLEDIYVETRELQYLYQEGDDLVFMDLETYEQFHLPKDQVEAARFLKEGMTVLGDMYEGRPLKITPPTVVELKVVDTPPGVRGDTVSGGSKPATLETGAVVQVPLFVEPGEVIKVDTRTGQYVGRA from the coding sequence ATGATCAGCGTAACTGACCTCAGACCCGGAACCAAGGTGAGGATGGAGGGCGGCCTTTGGGAGTGCGTGGAGTACCAGCACCAGAAGATCGGCCGCGGCGGGGCCAAGGTGGTGGCTAAGTTCAAGAACCTGGAAACCGGGGCCACCATTGAGCGCACCTTCAACTCCGGGGAGAAGCTGGAGGACATCTACGTGGAAACCCGGGAGCTCCAGTACCTGTACCAGGAGGGGGACGACCTGGTCTTTATGGACCTGGAAACCTACGAGCAGTTCCACCTGCCCAAGGATCAGGTGGAGGCCGCTCGGTTTCTCAAGGAGGGCATGACCGTCCTGGGGGACATGTACGAGGGGCGTCCCCTGAAGATTACCCCGCCCACCGTGGTGGAGCTCAAGGTGGTGGATACGCCCCCGGGAGTGCGGGGGGACACGGTCTCCGGCGGCAGCAAGCCGGCCACCCTGGAAACGGGGGCGGTGGTGCAGGTGCCCCTTTTCGTGGAGCCTGGTGAGGTCATCAAGGTGGATACCCGCACGGGCCAGTACGTGGGCCGGGCTTAA
- a CDS encoding RNase P subunit p30 family protein gives MAKHVVSVSLGASRRDSRVQLELLGEEVVLERRGTDGDFQKALRLIAELDGKVDAIGLGGIDLYLWAGGRRYTIRDAKRLKEAARKTPVVDGSGLKHTLERRAVAQLAGLIDWKNTKVLLPSAVDRFGLAEALHEAGARVLYGDFIFALGLPIPLYSLSFLQKLALVLLPVLTQLPFQLLYPTGEKQEKRAVDWRSRYYLWADLVAGDWHYIKRHMPDDMRGKTVLTNTTTEEDLAFLKERGVRRLITTTPRLDGRSFGTNVMEALLVALAGQELGEEEYLRYIDLLGLRPQVLNL, from the coding sequence GAGGTGGTTTTGGAAAGGCGGGGCACGGACGGCGACTTCCAGAAAGCCCTTCGCCTCATTGCTGAGCTGGATGGAAAGGTAGACGCCATCGGCCTTGGGGGCATAGACCTCTACCTTTGGGCAGGGGGGCGGCGCTACACCATCCGGGATGCCAAAAGGCTTAAGGAGGCGGCCCGCAAAACCCCTGTGGTGGACGGATCCGGCCTCAAGCACACCTTGGAGCGCCGGGCGGTGGCCCAGCTGGCGGGGCTGATTGATTGGAAAAATACCAAGGTCCTTCTGCCCTCCGCCGTGGACCGCTTTGGCCTGGCCGAGGCCCTGCACGAGGCCGGGGCCAGGGTTCTTTACGGGGACTTCATCTTTGCCCTGGGTTTGCCCATACCCCTCTACTCCCTCTCCTTCCTGCAGAAGCTCGCCTTGGTCCTCCTTCCCGTCCTTACCCAGCTTCCCTTCCAGCTCCTCTACCCCACGGGGGAAAAGCAGGAGAAGCGGGCGGTGGACTGGCGAAGCCGCTACTACCTTTGGGCAGACCTGGTGGCGGGGGACTGGCACTACATCAAGCGGCACATGCCCGACGATATGCGGGGGAAGACGGTGCTCACCAACACCACCACGGAGGAGGACCTGGCCTTTTTGAAGGAGAGGGGGGTAAGGCGCCTCATCACCACCACCCCCCGCTTGGACGGGCGGAGCTTTGGCACCAACGTCATGGAGGCCCTCCTGGTGGCCCTGGCCGGTCAGGAGCTTGGGGAAGAGGAGTACCTCCGGTATATTGACCTCTTAGGGCTTAGGCCCCAGGTCCTGAACCTTTAG